In a single window of the Papaver somniferum cultivar HN1 chromosome 8, ASM357369v1, whole genome shotgun sequence genome:
- the LOC113303127 gene encoding uncharacterized protein LOC113303127 isoform X1 → MASVTHPSFTLVFSNLQKNTSSSPSGYLYTAPSRDLKKIHRCLSISCKKDDKNLSSSTTTTTTITANNKTDQVRIMFTAGGTGGHIYPAVAIADDLKVINPNIQILFVGNHKGMESIAVPSTGYDFVSIPCFPIARPILFSPTNLLFPYRLITSMVKSWKVLKTFDPQIIVGTGGYVSAPICLTAALFRRGLNKLVIQEQNSVPGLANWLLSFFADFIFVAFPSSVKYFPNKSRCIISGNPIRLSLRKYMSKAVARMHFFPRAAKTWDLESRIVLILGGSLGANAINIAVLNMYSRMLSEHKNRFIIWQTGVDSFNEMESLVKNHPRLVLTPFMHKMDLAYAAADLVISRAGAVTCSEIMATGKPSILIPSPYVAEGHQMKNAFIMEDIAGSKVITEDELDSTTLGIAIEEILGDEKQMADMCEKALKSGCPEASAEIAQHILSLIN, encoded by the exons ATGGCTTCTGTCACTCATCCCTCATTCACTCTCGTCTTCTCGAACTTACAGAAAAACACCTCTTCTTCTCCTTCTGGCTACCTCTACACTGCACCATCAAG GGATCTCAAGAAAATCCACCGCTGTTTATCAATAAGTTGTAAAAAAGATGATAAAAATCTCTCAtcttccaccaccactaccactaccaTTACAGCAAATAATAAAACTGATCAAGTCCGTATCATGTTTACAGCTGGTGGAACTGGTGGTCACATCTACCCTGCAGTTGCCATTGCTGATGATCTGAAGGTTATAAACCCTAACATCCAGATACTATTTGTTGGTAATCACAAAGGAATGGAAAGCATCGCTGTACCTTCCactggatatgattttgtttccaTACCTTGCTTTCCTATAGCTCGCCCAATTTTATTTTCTCCCACCAACCTTCTTTTTCCTTACCGTTTGATCACATCTATGGTGAAAAGCTGGAAGGTCTTAAAAACTTTTGATCCTCAGATCATTGTAGGCACTGGCGGATACGTTTCTGCCCCAATTTGTCTTACTGCAGCCCTCTTTCGAAGAGGCTTAAATAAACTAGTAATTCAGGAGCAGAATTCTGTACCAGGTCTTGCGAATTGGCTTCTTTCATTTTTTGCTGATTTCATTTTTGTTGCTTTTCCATCATCAGTCAAGTATTTTCCAAATAAGAGTAGATGTATTATAAGTGGGAATCCTATTAGGTTATCTTTGAGGAAATATATGTCAAAGGCTGTGGCGAGGATGCATTTCTTTCCTAGGGCTGCAAAGACTTGGGATTTAGAATCTAGGATAGTGTTGATTCTTGGAGGTTCACTAGGTGCAAATGCCATTAACATTGCAGTACTAAATATGTATTCTCGAATGTTATCTGAGCACAAGAACAGATTTATCATCTGGCAGACTGGTGTCGACTCATTCAATGAGATGGAGAGCCTTGTTAAGAATCATCCTCGCTTGGTATTGACACC GTTCATGCATAAAATGGATTTGGCATATGCAGCTGCGGATCTTGTTATCTCAAGGGCTGGTGCAGTGACTTGCTCCGAAATCATGGCCACAGGAAAACCTTCTATTCTG ATTCCATCTCCATATGTTGCTGAAGGACATCAAATGAAAAATGCATTCATTATGGAAGACATAGCAGGCTCTAAGGTGATAACCGAGGATGAACTTGATTCAACTACACTTGGAATTGCAATAGAAGAGATCTTAG GGGATGAGAAACAGATGGCAGATATGTGTGAGAAGGCTTTGAAATCTGGATGTCCTGAAGCCTCTGCGGAGATTGCTCAACACATTCTTTCACTTATAAACTAG
- the LOC113303127 gene encoding uncharacterized protein LOC113303127 isoform X2, translated as MASVTHPSFTLVFSNLQKNTSSSPSGYLYTAPSRDLKKIHRCLSISCKKDDKNLSSSTTTTTTITANNKTDQVRIMFTAGGTGGHIYPAVAIADDLKVINPNIQILFVGNHKGMESIAVPSTGYDFVSIPCFPIARPILFSPTNLLFPYRLITSMVKSWKVLKTFDPQIIVGTGGYVSAPICLTAALFRRGLNKLVIQEQNSVPGLANWLLSFFADFIFVAFPSSVKYFPNKSRCIISGNPIRLSLRKYMSKAVARMHFFPRAAKTWDLESRIVLILGGSLGANAINIAVLNMYSRMLSEHKNRFIIWQTGVDSFNEMESLVKNHPRLVLTPFMHKMDLAYAAADLVISRAGAVTCSEIMATGKPSILIPSPYVAEGHQMKNAFIMEDIAGSKGMRNRWQICVRRL; from the exons ATGGCTTCTGTCACTCATCCCTCATTCACTCTCGTCTTCTCGAACTTACAGAAAAACACCTCTTCTTCTCCTTCTGGCTACCTCTACACTGCACCATCAAG GGATCTCAAGAAAATCCACCGCTGTTTATCAATAAGTTGTAAAAAAGATGATAAAAATCTCTCAtcttccaccaccactaccactaccaTTACAGCAAATAATAAAACTGATCAAGTCCGTATCATGTTTACAGCTGGTGGAACTGGTGGTCACATCTACCCTGCAGTTGCCATTGCTGATGATCTGAAGGTTATAAACCCTAACATCCAGATACTATTTGTTGGTAATCACAAAGGAATGGAAAGCATCGCTGTACCTTCCactggatatgattttgtttccaTACCTTGCTTTCCTATAGCTCGCCCAATTTTATTTTCTCCCACCAACCTTCTTTTTCCTTACCGTTTGATCACATCTATGGTGAAAAGCTGGAAGGTCTTAAAAACTTTTGATCCTCAGATCATTGTAGGCACTGGCGGATACGTTTCTGCCCCAATTTGTCTTACTGCAGCCCTCTTTCGAAGAGGCTTAAATAAACTAGTAATTCAGGAGCAGAATTCTGTACCAGGTCTTGCGAATTGGCTTCTTTCATTTTTTGCTGATTTCATTTTTGTTGCTTTTCCATCATCAGTCAAGTATTTTCCAAATAAGAGTAGATGTATTATAAGTGGGAATCCTATTAGGTTATCTTTGAGGAAATATATGTCAAAGGCTGTGGCGAGGATGCATTTCTTTCCTAGGGCTGCAAAGACTTGGGATTTAGAATCTAGGATAGTGTTGATTCTTGGAGGTTCACTAGGTGCAAATGCCATTAACATTGCAGTACTAAATATGTATTCTCGAATGTTATCTGAGCACAAGAACAGATTTATCATCTGGCAGACTGGTGTCGACTCATTCAATGAGATGGAGAGCCTTGTTAAGAATCATCCTCGCTTGGTATTGACACC GTTCATGCATAAAATGGATTTGGCATATGCAGCTGCGGATCTTGTTATCTCAAGGGCTGGTGCAGTGACTTGCTCCGAAATCATGGCCACAGGAAAACCTTCTATTCTG ATTCCATCTCCATATGTTGCTGAAGGACATCAAATGAAAAATGCATTCATTATGGAAGACATAGCAGGCTCTAAG GGGATGAGAAACAGATGGCAGATATGTGTGAGAAGGCTTTGA
- the LOC113303127 gene encoding uncharacterized protein LOC113303127 isoform X3, whose protein sequence is MFTAGGTGGHIYPAVAIADDLKVINPNIQILFVGNHKGMESIAVPSTGYDFVSIPCFPIARPILFSPTNLLFPYRLITSMVKSWKVLKTFDPQIIVGTGGYVSAPICLTAALFRRGLNKLVIQEQNSVPGLANWLLSFFADFIFVAFPSSVKYFPNKSRCIISGNPIRLSLRKYMSKAVARMHFFPRAAKTWDLESRIVLILGGSLGANAINIAVLNMYSRMLSEHKNRFIIWQTGVDSFNEMESLVKNHPRLVLTPFMHKMDLAYAAADLVISRAGAVTCSEIMATGKPSILIPSPYVAEGHQMKNAFIMEDIAGSKVITEDELDSTTLGIAIEEILGDEKQMADMCEKALKSGCPEASAEIAQHILSLIN, encoded by the exons ATGTTTACAGCTGGTGGAACTGGTGGTCACATCTACCCTGCAGTTGCCATTGCTGATGATCTGAAGGTTATAAACCCTAACATCCAGATACTATTTGTTGGTAATCACAAAGGAATGGAAAGCATCGCTGTACCTTCCactggatatgattttgtttccaTACCTTGCTTTCCTATAGCTCGCCCAATTTTATTTTCTCCCACCAACCTTCTTTTTCCTTACCGTTTGATCACATCTATGGTGAAAAGCTGGAAGGTCTTAAAAACTTTTGATCCTCAGATCATTGTAGGCACTGGCGGATACGTTTCTGCCCCAATTTGTCTTACTGCAGCCCTCTTTCGAAGAGGCTTAAATAAACTAGTAATTCAGGAGCAGAATTCTGTACCAGGTCTTGCGAATTGGCTTCTTTCATTTTTTGCTGATTTCATTTTTGTTGCTTTTCCATCATCAGTCAAGTATTTTCCAAATAAGAGTAGATGTATTATAAGTGGGAATCCTATTAGGTTATCTTTGAGGAAATATATGTCAAAGGCTGTGGCGAGGATGCATTTCTTTCCTAGGGCTGCAAAGACTTGGGATTTAGAATCTAGGATAGTGTTGATTCTTGGAGGTTCACTAGGTGCAAATGCCATTAACATTGCAGTACTAAATATGTATTCTCGAATGTTATCTGAGCACAAGAACAGATTTATCATCTGGCAGACTGGTGTCGACTCATTCAATGAGATGGAGAGCCTTGTTAAGAATCATCCTCGCTTGGTATTGACACC GTTCATGCATAAAATGGATTTGGCATATGCAGCTGCGGATCTTGTTATCTCAAGGGCTGGTGCAGTGACTTGCTCCGAAATCATGGCCACAGGAAAACCTTCTATTCTG ATTCCATCTCCATATGTTGCTGAAGGACATCAAATGAAAAATGCATTCATTATGGAAGACATAGCAGGCTCTAAGGTGATAACCGAGGATGAACTTGATTCAACTACACTTGGAATTGCAATAGAAGAGATCTTAG GGGATGAGAAACAGATGGCAGATATGTGTGAGAAGGCTTTGAAATCTGGATGTCCTGAAGCCTCTGCGGAGATTGCTCAACACATTCTTTCACTTATAAACTAG